The following coding sequences are from one Myxococcus stipitatus window:
- a CDS encoding OmpH family outer membrane protein, producing the protein MSLRTTVAAFAAVLSLALPVAASAADLKVAYVDLQRVLLEVDDGKAAKARLQKWLDDKQKEIDKEQTALRAEKETLDKQASAMNAETRAQKEADLQRKVMTLAQKWEKSRGEAANKERQEMEPIIAKIDQVVASIAQRDDLGLVLEKRDSGIVFAKAQLDISNEVIRAYNNLKSTAAKDAPKK; encoded by the coding sequence ATGTCGCTTCGCACCACAGTCGCGGCCTTCGCCGCCGTCCTGTCGCTTGCCCTGCCGGTGGCCGCCTCGGCCGCCGACCTGAAGGTCGCCTACGTGGACCTCCAGCGCGTCCTGCTCGAGGTCGATGACGGCAAGGCCGCCAAGGCCCGTCTCCAGAAGTGGCTGGATGACAAGCAGAAGGAGATCGACAAGGAGCAGACGGCCCTGCGCGCGGAGAAGGAGACGCTGGACAAGCAGGCCAGCGCCATGAACGCGGAGACGCGCGCGCAGAAGGAGGCGGACCTCCAGCGCAAGGTGATGACGCTCGCCCAGAAGTGGGAGAAGAGCCGGGGCGAGGCGGCCAACAAGGAGCGCCAGGAGATGGAGCCCATCATCGCGAAGATCGACCAGGTCGTGGCCTCCATCGCCCAGCGCGATGACCTGGGCCTGGTGCTGGAGAAGCGCGACTCGGGCATCGTCTTCGCGAAGGCCCAGCTCGACATCTCCAACGAAGTCATCCGCGCCTACAACAACCTGAAGTCGACGGCGGCGAAGGACGCCCCGAAGAAGTAA
- a CDS encoding MarC family protein encodes MKAYLTHFLVALPAVFFVVDPIGVVPLFLAMTAGDSPEKIRRTAMRACLVACGLMTFFALFGTIIFKVFSVSLGAFRVAGGILLLITSLDMLRARPSETRTTPNEEQEGVVKEDVAIVPLAIPLLSGPGAIATAMVLMARDTTLTATLPVLAAIVITFVLSYLILRASGLVQRVLRQSGVAIVERVMGLILAAIAVQFIADGAKELLR; translated from the coding sequence ATGAAGGCCTACCTGACCCATTTCCTGGTCGCGCTGCCCGCGGTCTTCTTCGTGGTGGACCCCATCGGCGTGGTGCCGTTGTTCCTGGCGATGACGGCCGGGGACTCGCCGGAGAAGATCCGCCGCACGGCGATGCGCGCGTGTCTGGTGGCGTGCGGGCTGATGACCTTCTTCGCCCTGTTCGGCACCATCATCTTCAAGGTGTTCAGTGTGTCGCTGGGCGCCTTCCGCGTGGCCGGCGGCATCCTGCTGCTCATCACCTCGCTGGACATGCTCCGCGCGCGCCCGTCCGAGACGCGCACCACACCCAACGAGGAGCAGGAGGGCGTGGTGAAGGAGGACGTGGCCATCGTCCCGCTGGCCATCCCCCTGCTGTCCGGTCCGGGCGCCATCGCCACCGCGATGGTGCTCATGGCGCGGGACACGACGCTGACGGCCACCCTGCCGGTGCTGGCGGCCATCGTCATCACCTTCGTGTTGAGCTACCTCATCCTCCGCGCCTCGGGGCTGGTGCAGCGCGTGCTGCGCCAGTCCGGCGTCGCCATCGTCGAGCGCGTCATGGGCCTCATCCTCGCGGCCATCGCCGTGCAGTTCATCGCGGATGGCGCGAAGGAGCTGCTGCGCTAG
- the lpxD gene encoding UDP-3-O-(3-hydroxymyristoyl)glucosamine N-acyltransferase, whose amino-acid sequence MTTAPAPRRLGELATLVGGELLGDPETLIHGLNGLEEAGPGDVSFYGNTRYRRQFEATRASAVLVSGELPARAGLALVRVSNPHLAYARLLKAFYPTARPAPGVRPGAWVHPEATVHPEATVMHGASVEAGARVGARTVLYPGAYVGEQAQVGDDCVLYPNVTVRERCIIGSRVILHASCVVGADGFGFAFNPEGEDGPEHYKIPQVGIVRVEDDVEVGACTCIDRATIGETVVGRGTKLDNLVQIAHNVRVGPLALICAQAGVSGSAEVGTGVVLAGQVGVVGHIRVGDLAKVGAQSGVAHDVPDGEVYSGSPAVPHKEWLRASAALGQMADLLKEMRALRRRVETLEKEMGE is encoded by the coding sequence GTGACGACCGCCCCCGCACCCCGACGGCTCGGGGAGCTCGCCACCCTCGTCGGGGGAGAGCTCCTCGGGGACCCCGAGACACTCATCCACGGACTCAACGGGCTCGAGGAAGCGGGCCCGGGGGACGTGTCCTTCTACGGAAACACGCGCTACCGCCGTCAGTTCGAGGCGACCCGCGCCTCGGCAGTGCTCGTGAGCGGGGAGCTGCCCGCTCGCGCGGGCCTGGCGCTGGTGCGCGTGTCCAATCCGCACCTGGCCTATGCCCGGCTCCTGAAGGCCTTCTACCCGACGGCGCGTCCCGCCCCGGGCGTGAGGCCGGGGGCCTGGGTCCACCCGGAGGCCACCGTCCACCCGGAGGCCACGGTGATGCACGGCGCCTCCGTGGAGGCGGGGGCTCGCGTGGGCGCGCGGACGGTGCTGTACCCGGGCGCGTACGTGGGCGAGCAGGCCCAGGTGGGCGACGACTGCGTGCTGTACCCCAACGTGACGGTGCGCGAGCGCTGCATCATCGGCTCGCGCGTCATCCTCCACGCCTCGTGCGTGGTGGGCGCGGATGGCTTCGGCTTCGCCTTCAACCCGGAGGGCGAGGACGGGCCGGAGCACTACAAGATTCCGCAGGTGGGCATCGTCCGCGTCGAGGACGACGTCGAGGTGGGCGCGTGCACCTGCATCGACCGCGCGACCATCGGCGAGACGGTGGTGGGGCGGGGCACCAAGCTCGACAACCTGGTGCAGATCGCCCACAACGTCCGCGTCGGCCCGCTGGCGCTCATCTGCGCGCAGGCCGGCGTGTCCGGCTCCGCCGAGGTGGGCACGGGCGTGGTGCTGGCCGGGCAGGTGGGCGTGGTGGGCCACATCCGCGTGGGTGACCTGGCCAAGGTGGGCGCGCAGTCCGGGGTGGCGCACGACGTCCCGGACGGAGAGGTGTACAGCGGCTCGCCGGCCGTCCCTCACAAGGAATGGCTTCGCGCGAGTGCCGCCCTGGGGCAGATGGCCGATCTGCTCAAGGAAATGCGGGCCCTCCGCCGCAGGGTGGAGACGCTCGAGAAGGAGATGGGGGAGTGA
- a CDS encoding OmpA family protein, which produces MTHRLLLLCLALAAPLPAFADAIRVSLEGRAALGENLPALLVHIEEPIAGFEVKLKRGDGKVVEVKGGGKPGITRRIELEQPEGRFHYEGELVVRFPNAESGSLPLSFDTELYGALSLEVRPEDVDVEGRTLRFRLSRPAGRVELTVLMDTGKKAFEGEVPFKGEPAGTPLPLGWPAAEGRVMKITLRAFDTSDFYTGVDLFPWRVDIPHEEVGFASGRSDIPAAERGKLDRSHALIAEALAKYGRFAAVRLYVLGHTDTVGATADNRKLSLERARSIASAFRKRGLKVPIFYEGFGEESPLVPTPDETAEAANRRAEYIIAVEDPVLKQAPFAPRWRKL; this is translated from the coding sequence ATGACTCATCGACTGCTGCTGCTGTGTCTCGCCCTCGCGGCGCCACTGCCCGCGTTCGCGGACGCCATCCGGGTGTCCCTCGAGGGCCGGGCCGCGCTGGGAGAGAATCTCCCGGCATTGCTCGTGCACATCGAGGAGCCCATCGCCGGCTTCGAGGTGAAGTTGAAGCGAGGGGACGGGAAGGTGGTCGAGGTGAAGGGCGGGGGGAAGCCGGGCATCACCCGGCGCATCGAACTGGAGCAGCCGGAGGGACGCTTCCACTACGAAGGGGAGCTCGTCGTCCGCTTCCCCAACGCGGAGTCCGGTTCTCTTCCCCTGTCCTTCGACACGGAGCTGTACGGCGCGCTGTCGCTGGAGGTCCGGCCGGAGGACGTGGACGTCGAGGGGCGCACGCTCCGCTTCCGGCTCTCGCGTCCGGCGGGGCGCGTGGAGCTGACGGTGCTGATGGACACCGGGAAGAAGGCGTTCGAGGGCGAGGTGCCCTTCAAGGGGGAGCCCGCGGGGACGCCCCTCCCGTTGGGCTGGCCTGCCGCCGAGGGCCGGGTGATGAAGATCACCCTGCGGGCCTTCGACACGTCGGACTTCTACACGGGCGTGGACCTCTTTCCCTGGCGCGTGGACATTCCGCACGAGGAGGTGGGGTTCGCATCCGGACGCTCGGACATTCCCGCCGCGGAGCGCGGCAAGCTGGACCGCAGCCACGCGTTGATCGCGGAGGCCCTGGCGAAATACGGCCGGTTCGCGGCGGTTCGCCTCTACGTGCTGGGACACACGGACACGGTGGGCGCCACGGCGGACAACCGGAAGCTGTCGCTCGAGCGCGCGCGCAGCATCGCCTCGGCGTTCCGCAAGCGCGGGCTGAAGGTGCCCATCTTCTACGAGGGCTTCGGCGAGGAATCCCCGCTGGTGCCGACGCCGGACGAGACGGCGGAGGCCGCCAACCGCCGGGCCGAATACATCATCGCGGTGGAGGACCCTGTCTTGAAGCAGGCGCCCTTCGCTCCGCGGTGGAGGAAGTTGTAG
- a CDS encoding LpxI family protein: MERIGLIAGNGQLPFLFARAARARGLEVVAVAHRGETDPALASEVASLTWVRVGQVDSIQKAFRAAGVKQAAMAGGIGRVRALKEARPDLGTVRVISRLRSFRDDALLRAVAADFEERGITIIAPTDFLGEVLCPEGHLAGPRLDATQEKDVALGREVAILLGQADVGQTVVVHNGHVLALEAVEGTDEAIRRGGKLGGAGAVVVKRCKPQQDLRFDLPAAGPRTLEVMREVGAKVLALEVGRTVLLDAPELFRAAESLGISLVGVR, encoded by the coding sequence GTGGAGCGCATCGGTCTCATCGCGGGCAACGGCCAGCTGCCCTTCCTCTTCGCCCGCGCCGCGCGGGCGCGGGGGCTGGAGGTGGTGGCCGTGGCCCACCGGGGAGAGACGGACCCGGCGCTGGCCTCGGAGGTCGCCTCGCTCACCTGGGTGCGGGTGGGGCAGGTCGACAGCATCCAGAAGGCCTTCCGCGCCGCGGGCGTGAAGCAGGCGGCCATGGCGGGCGGCATCGGCCGCGTGCGCGCCTTGAAGGAGGCCCGGCCGGACCTGGGCACGGTGCGGGTCATCTCGCGCCTGCGCAGCTTCCGGGACGACGCGCTCCTGCGCGCGGTGGCCGCGGACTTCGAGGAGCGCGGCATCACCATCATCGCCCCCACGGACTTCCTGGGCGAGGTGCTGTGCCCAGAGGGGCACCTCGCCGGCCCCCGGCTGGACGCGACGCAGGAGAAGGACGTCGCGCTGGGCCGCGAGGTGGCCATCCTCCTGGGCCAGGCGGACGTGGGGCAGACGGTGGTGGTGCACAACGGCCACGTGCTCGCGCTGGAGGCCGTGGAGGGCACCGACGAGGCCATCCGCCGGGGCGGCAAGCTGGGCGGCGCGGGCGCGGTGGTGGTGAAGCGCTGCAAGCCCCAGCAGGACCTGCGCTTCGACCTGCCCGCCGCGGGCCCCCGCACGCTCGAGGTGATGCGCGAGGTGGGCGCGAAGGTGCTGGCCCTGGAGGTCGGCCGCACGGTGCTGCTCGACGCCCCGGAGTTGTTCCGCGCCGCGGAGTCCCTGGGCATCAGCCTCGTCGGCGTGCGCTGA
- the bamA gene encoding outer membrane protein assembly factor BamA, whose protein sequence is MRHLVLSRKSLLPLVAVALWSLVPGSVLAQVDGGVPAPAPVPAAPATPAPGTGRPSDAPVEEPSEEVAPDTVVEVRVEGNKRVEAEAVRRALRTKVGQRLDSSKSAEDLRAVWALGYFQDVELLVQRLARGVAYVVRVEERPVINKVTLRGNEELSQDDLKEEIEVKANTILDLETVRSTVKKIQAKYVEKGYFLAEVSHEIRPVEGGTGVDVIIVINEHAKVMVKQITLIGAEKVPASILKETMITREGGFLSFFTGEGTYREEAFQRDLAVIQIAYYDRGFINVKIDKPTVQLSADKRYIYITLRIEEGEAYDIGKIDFSGDLLSDVSKEQMMTLMKSRSGQRFNRSQLSQDILGVSDVYYDRGYAYANINPVTSVNAETRTVDLTFDVQKGPQVTIERIEVAGNSKTRDKVIRRELRVYEGELYNGTGVRRSKERVTALGFFETVEITQSAGSKDDTIVLKVEVKEKATGTFQVGLGFSNVENFIFTAQISQNNFLGWGQSVSASAQISGLRSLVQLSFYDPYFLDTNYLLSAEFFRVQADYDGFIRNSTGGTISIGYQFIDDLLGTIGYTREWVNVEAGSNLGAVLLANQFLSGTTSAARLSLSFDRRDNRLFPSRGFIHYGAVEFAPDFLGGTFLFNRYTAYSRLYFPMPLGFVFKTNATIGYIQQLDSDKPLPISELYYVGGINSVRGYYLRSISPSVKVPRSSNPDATVTDFLVGGNKQLVFNFELEFPIFEKAGLRGVLFYDAGNAFASNENFFQDKQDKLPLGLFHSAGFGFRWFSPIGPLRFEWGIPLTRRPEDDRILFEFTIGNFF, encoded by the coding sequence TTGAGGCACCTCGTTCTGTCTCGCAAGTCACTGCTCCCGCTCGTCGCGGTCGCCCTGTGGTCGCTCGTGCCCGGCTCGGTCCTGGCACAGGTGGACGGGGGTGTGCCCGCACCGGCTCCTGTCCCGGCCGCGCCCGCAACCCCCGCTCCTGGCACCGGGCGTCCCTCGGACGCTCCCGTCGAGGAGCCCTCCGAAGAGGTCGCCCCCGACACGGTGGTGGAGGTTCGCGTCGAGGGGAACAAGCGCGTGGAGGCGGAGGCCGTCCGCCGCGCCCTGCGCACCAAGGTCGGCCAGCGCCTGGACTCCTCGAAGTCCGCGGAGGACCTCCGGGCCGTGTGGGCCCTGGGGTACTTCCAGGACGTCGAACTGCTCGTCCAGCGCCTGGCGCGCGGCGTGGCCTACGTCGTCCGCGTCGAGGAGCGGCCCGTCATCAACAAGGTGACGCTGCGCGGTAACGAGGAGCTGAGCCAGGACGACCTCAAGGAGGAGATCGAGGTCAAGGCCAACACCATCCTCGACCTGGAGACGGTGCGCAGCACCGTGAAGAAGATCCAGGCGAAGTACGTGGAGAAGGGCTACTTCCTCGCGGAGGTCTCCCACGAGATCCGCCCGGTGGAGGGCGGCACGGGCGTCGACGTCATCATCGTCATCAACGAGCACGCCAAGGTGATGGTGAAGCAGATCACCCTCATCGGCGCGGAGAAGGTGCCCGCCAGCATCCTCAAGGAGACGATGATCACCCGCGAGGGCGGCTTCCTGTCCTTCTTCACGGGCGAGGGCACCTACCGCGAGGAGGCCTTCCAGCGCGACCTGGCCGTCATCCAGATCGCCTACTACGACCGCGGTTTCATCAACGTCAAGATCGACAAGCCCACCGTCCAGCTCTCCGCGGACAAGCGCTACATCTACATCACCCTGCGCATCGAGGAGGGCGAGGCCTACGACATCGGGAAGATCGACTTCTCGGGTGACCTGCTCTCGGACGTGTCCAAGGAGCAGATGATGACGCTGATGAAGTCGCGCTCGGGGCAGCGCTTCAACCGCTCGCAGCTGTCGCAGGACATCCTGGGCGTCTCGGATGTCTACTACGACCGCGGCTACGCCTACGCGAACATCAACCCCGTCACCAGCGTCAACGCCGAGACGCGCACCGTCGACCTGACCTTCGACGTCCAGAAGGGGCCCCAGGTCACCATCGAGCGCATCGAGGTCGCGGGCAACAGCAAGACGCGCGACAAGGTCATCCGCCGCGAGCTGCGCGTCTACGAGGGCGAGCTCTACAACGGCACGGGCGTGCGCCGCAGCAAGGAGCGCGTCACCGCCCTGGGCTTCTTCGAGACGGTCGAAATCACCCAGTCCGCCGGCAGCAAGGACGACACCATCGTCCTCAAGGTGGAGGTGAAGGAGAAGGCCACCGGCACCTTCCAGGTGGGCCTGGGCTTCTCCAACGTGGAGAACTTCATCTTCACGGCGCAGATCTCCCAGAACAACTTCCTGGGCTGGGGCCAGAGCGTCTCCGCGTCCGCGCAGATCTCCGGCCTGCGCTCCCTGGTGCAGCTGTCGTTCTACGACCCGTACTTCCTGGACACCAACTACCTGCTGTCCGCGGAGTTCTTCCGCGTCCAGGCGGACTACGACGGCTTCATCCGCAACTCCACCGGTGGCACCATCTCCATCGGCTACCAGTTCATCGACGACCTGCTGGGCACCATCGGCTACACGCGCGAGTGGGTGAACGTCGAGGCCGGCTCGAACCTGGGCGCGGTGCTCCTGGCCAACCAGTTCCTGTCCGGCACCACGAGCGCGGCCCGCCTGTCGCTCTCCTTCGACCGCCGCGACAACCGCCTGTTCCCGTCGCGGGGCTTCATCCACTACGGCGCGGTGGAGTTCGCCCCGGACTTCCTGGGCGGCACGTTCCTCTTCAACCGGTACACCGCGTACTCGCGCCTGTACTTCCCCATGCCGCTGGGCTTCGTCTTCAAGACGAACGCCACCATCGGCTACATCCAGCAGCTCGACTCCGACAAGCCGCTGCCCATCTCCGAGCTCTACTACGTGGGTGGCATCAACAGCGTCCGCGGCTACTACCTGCGTAGCATCAGCCCCTCCGTGAAGGTGCCGCGCTCCTCCAACCCGGACGCCACCGTCACCGACTTCCTCGTGGGCGGCAACAAGCAGCTCGTCTTCAACTTCGAGCTGGAGTTCCCCATCTTCGAGAAGGCCGGCCTCCGGGGTGTGCTCTTCTACGACGCCGGCAACGCCTTCGCCTCCAACGAGAACTTCTTCCAGGACAAGCAGGACAAGCTGCCGCTGGGGCTGTTCCACTCGGCGGGCTTCGGCTTCCGCTGGTTCTCGCCCATCGGCCCCCTGCGCTTCGAGTGGGGCATCCCGCTCACCAGGCGGCCAGAGGACGACCGGATCCTGTTCGAGTTCACTATCGGCAACTTCTTCTGA
- the lpxB gene encoding lipid-A-disaccharide synthase, whose product MTPPPRILVVAGEASGDAHAAELVAALQARRPDLTFFGMGGSRLAARGVELLFDAREVSVMGITEVLPRIPRILQIMKGLARAAAERRPDVAILVDIPDFNLRLAEKLKAQGVPVAYYISPMIWAWRRGRVRTIKRLVDRMLCILPFEEDFYREAGVSARYVGSPVVEQVPTPDTALAFRERLGLSQDAPTLALLPGSRMSEIRRLLPTMVDAAKRLAAERPGLQVVVPVAPTIPRQEVVARFEGSGLTPVLVDGHAPEVVGASDAAVVASGTAVLEAGLMQRPLVVIYRVSLISYWVGRLMLKVAFVSLINLLAGRRVVPELLQGEMTPERIADEVRRVWVPGAPREEMMRGLAEVRGRLGEPGAAHRAAESVMELLPPRSV is encoded by the coding sequence ATGACGCCTCCTCCCCGCATCCTCGTCGTCGCCGGAGAAGCCTCCGGCGACGCCCACGCCGCCGAGCTCGTCGCCGCGCTCCAGGCCCGGCGCCCCGACCTCACCTTCTTCGGCATGGGCGGCTCCCGCCTGGCCGCCCGGGGCGTGGAGCTGCTCTTCGACGCCCGCGAGGTGTCCGTCATGGGCATCACCGAGGTCCTCCCCCGCATTCCGCGGATCCTCCAAATCATGAAGGGCCTGGCCCGCGCCGCCGCCGAGCGCCGGCCGGACGTGGCCATCCTCGTGGACATCCCGGACTTCAACCTCCGGCTGGCCGAGAAGCTCAAGGCCCAGGGCGTCCCCGTCGCCTACTACATCTCCCCGATGATCTGGGCCTGGCGCCGGGGCCGGGTGCGCACCATCAAGCGGCTGGTGGACCGGATGTTGTGCATCCTCCCCTTCGAGGAGGACTTCTACCGGGAGGCGGGGGTCAGCGCCCGCTATGTGGGCAGCCCCGTGGTGGAGCAGGTCCCCACGCCGGACACCGCCCTGGCCTTCCGCGAGCGGCTCGGGCTCTCCCAGGACGCCCCCACGCTCGCGCTGCTGCCGGGCAGCCGCATGAGTGAAATCCGCAGGCTGCTGCCGACGATGGTGGACGCGGCGAAGCGGCTCGCCGCCGAGCGCCCCGGCCTCCAGGTCGTGGTCCCCGTCGCCCCCACCATCCCCCGCCAGGAGGTCGTCGCCCGCTTCGAGGGTAGCGGCCTGACGCCCGTGCTGGTGGACGGACACGCCCCGGAGGTCGTGGGCGCCAGCGACGCGGCGGTGGTGGCCTCGGGTACAGCCGTGCTGGAAGCCGGCCTGATGCAGCGCCCCCTGGTGGTCATCTACCGGGTGTCGCTCATCTCGTACTGGGTGGGGCGGCTGATGCTCAAGGTGGCCTTCGTCTCCCTCATCAACCTGCTGGCGGGCCGGCGCGTCGTGCCGGAGCTGCTCCAGGGCGAGATGACGCCCGAGCGCATCGCCGACGAGGTCCGCCGGGTCTGGGTTCCCGGCGCCCCCCGGGAGGAGATGATGCGCGGGCTGGCCGAGGTGCGCGGACGACTGGGCGAGCCGGGGGCCGCCCACCGGGCCGCGGAGTCCGTCATGGAGCTACTGCCCCCGCGCTCCGTTTAG
- the lpxA gene encoding acyl-ACP--UDP-N-acetylglucosamine O-acyltransferase, protein MAQVHPTAVIHPDARLHETVEVGPYSVIGPKVTIGEGTRVGPHVVIEGRTTIGARNRIFQFAALGGDPQDLKYKGEDTQLVIGDDNQIREFVTLHIGTAGGGGVTRVGNGTLLMANCHVAHDCVVGDGCRIGNGSALAGHVTMEDHVIISGLAAVHQFTRLGKHAFIAGGAMVTMDIPPYATAQGDRAELVGLNSVGLERSGFSKEQIERIKEAHRILFRSKLPLQEALARLRAELAGQPEIDHLIDFVMQSKRGLTR, encoded by the coding sequence ATGGCTCAGGTTCATCCCACCGCGGTAATCCACCCCGATGCCCGTCTGCACGAGACGGTCGAAGTGGGGCCCTATTCGGTCATCGGTCCGAAGGTGACGATTGGCGAGGGCACGCGCGTGGGCCCTCACGTCGTCATCGAGGGGCGCACGACGATTGGCGCGCGCAACCGCATCTTCCAGTTCGCCGCGCTCGGCGGGGACCCGCAGGACCTCAAGTACAAGGGCGAGGACACCCAGCTCGTCATCGGCGACGACAACCAGATCCGCGAGTTCGTCACGCTCCACATCGGCACCGCCGGTGGCGGCGGCGTCACCCGCGTGGGCAACGGCACGCTGCTGATGGCCAACTGCCACGTGGCGCACGACTGCGTGGTGGGTGACGGCTGCCGCATCGGCAACGGGTCAGCGCTGGCGGGCCACGTGACGATGGAGGACCACGTCATCATCAGCGGCCTGGCGGCCGTGCACCAGTTCACCCGCCTGGGCAAGCACGCCTTCATCGCCGGCGGCGCCATGGTGACCATGGACATCCCGCCCTACGCCACCGCGCAGGGCGACCGGGCGGAGCTGGTGGGGCTCAACTCCGTGGGCCTGGAGCGCAGCGGCTTCTCCAAGGAGCAGATCGAGCGCATCAAGGAGGCCCACCGCATCCTGTTCCGCTCCAAGCTGCCCCTGCAGGAGGCGCTGGCGCGGCTGCGCGCGGAGCTGGCCGGCCAGCCCGAAATCGACCACCTCATCGACTTCGTCATGCAGAGCAAGCGCGGCCTGACGCGCTGA
- the fabZ gene encoding 3-hydroxyacyl-ACP dehydratase FabZ produces the protein MDIGDIQNLLPHRYPFLLVDRVVEIIPGQKLTAYKNVTINEDFFNGHFPGHPVMPGVLILEALAQASAILAYKSENMDPSQKVTYLMGVDGARFRKPVLPGDRLQLGIEVLRHKGSVWKTKGTATVDGVKVAEGEFLATVVDKDADAEEGAAS, from the coding sequence ATGGACATCGGAGATATCCAGAACCTGCTGCCTCACCGCTACCCGTTCCTCCTGGTGGACCGGGTGGTGGAGATCATCCCCGGGCAGAAGCTGACGGCCTACAAGAACGTCACCATCAACGAGGACTTCTTCAACGGGCACTTTCCCGGCCACCCGGTGATGCCCGGGGTGCTCATCCTCGAGGCGCTCGCCCAGGCCTCGGCCATCCTCGCGTACAAGAGCGAGAACATGGACCCCTCCCAGAAGGTGACCTACCTGATGGGCGTGGACGGGGCGCGGTTCCGCAAGCCGGTGCTGCCCGGAGACCGGCTCCAGCTGGGCATCGAGGTGCTGCGGCACAAGGGTTCCGTGTGGAAGACGAAGGGCACGGCGACCGTGGACGGCGTGAAGGTCGCCGAGGGCGAGTTCCTGGCGACGGTGGTCGACAAGGACGCCGACGCGGAAGAGGGCGCGGCCTCCTGA
- a CDS encoding polyprenol monophosphomannose synthase, with protein MNRALVCIPTYNERENIEAITLAVLQADPRVDILVVDDNSPDGTGQIADTLAAKDSRVRVLHREKKEGLGRAYLAAFRWALAEGYTYVIEMDADFSHDPRYLPGLLDAAEAGADLVLGSRYVTGGGTVNWGIGRQLLSRGGSLYARTILGVGIRDLTGGFKCFHRRVLETIDLDSVQSSGYSFQIELTYRTLKHGFTVREVPIIFEDRRVGHSKMSKKIFAEALTMVWKLRLTV; from the coding sequence ATGAACCGTGCGCTGGTCTGCATCCCCACCTACAACGAGCGGGAGAACATCGAGGCGATCACCCTCGCGGTGCTCCAAGCCGATCCCCGCGTCGACATCCTCGTCGTGGACGACAACTCGCCCGACGGTACCGGGCAGATCGCGGACACCCTCGCGGCGAAGGACTCGCGGGTCCGGGTGCTCCACCGCGAGAAGAAGGAGGGCCTGGGCCGCGCCTACCTCGCCGCGTTCCGCTGGGCGCTGGCGGAGGGCTACACCTACGTCATCGAGATGGACGCGGACTTCAGTCATGATCCGCGCTACCTGCCGGGCCTGCTCGACGCGGCGGAGGCCGGCGCGGACCTGGTGCTCGGCTCGCGCTACGTCACCGGCGGCGGCACGGTGAACTGGGGAATCGGCCGGCAGCTGCTCAGCCGCGGCGGCAGCCTCTACGCCCGCACCATCCTGGGCGTGGGCATCCGGGACCTCACCGGCGGCTTCAAGTGCTTCCACCGGCGGGTGCTGGAGACCATCGACCTGGATTCCGTCCAGAGCTCCGGGTACTCGTTCCAGATCGAACTCACCTACCGCACGCTCAAGCACGGCTTCACCGTGCGGGAGGTGCCCATCATCTTCGAGGACCGCCGCGTGGGGCACTCGAAGATGAGCAAGAAGATCTTCGCCGAGGCGCTCACCATGGTGTGGAAGCTGCGCCTGACGGTGTAG